One window of Marinomonas primoryensis genomic DNA carries:
- a CDS encoding CoA transferase subunit A: protein MTTFMTLKEAIATYVKDGDTIALEGFTHLIPFAAGHEIIRQKRRNLSLIRMTPDLIYDQLVGAGCVRKLTFSWGGNPGVGSLHRVRDAIENDYPCALETVEHSHAAMANAYEAGAAGLPLAVFRGYVGSELPLVNTEISSIICPFTGEQLAAIPAIKPDVGIIHAQKADRAGNVLIEGIIGVQKEVVLSAKRSIVTVEEIVDNLDVTSNACVLPAWTIDAIAVAPEGAKPSYTLGYYDRDNNYYKQWDNISRDRDSFNQWLESHVFAQGDV, encoded by the coding sequence ATGACGACGTTTATGACACTGAAAGAGGCCATCGCCACCTATGTAAAAGATGGCGATACAATTGCGCTTGAAGGTTTTACACACCTAATTCCCTTCGCAGCCGGACATGAAATCATCCGTCAGAAGCGACGAAATCTCTCCCTAATTCGCATGACGCCAGATCTTATCTATGATCAATTAGTGGGAGCAGGTTGCGTTCGAAAATTGACTTTCTCTTGGGGCGGAAACCCTGGTGTTGGCTCGCTTCATCGTGTTCGTGATGCCATAGAAAATGACTACCCTTGCGCACTAGAAACGGTTGAACATAGCCATGCGGCGATGGCGAATGCTTATGAAGCTGGCGCTGCGGGTCTACCATTAGCGGTTTTTCGCGGTTACGTGGGCAGTGAATTACCACTCGTCAATACAGAAATTTCTTCCATAATTTGCCCTTTTACTGGCGAGCAGTTAGCGGCCATTCCAGCCATTAAACCTGATGTCGGTATTATTCACGCTCAAAAAGCAGATCGCGCTGGCAATGTGCTTATCGAAGGGATTATTGGTGTTCAAAAAGAAGTCGTACTGTCAGCCAAACGCAGTATTGTCACGGTAGAAGAAATTGTCGATAACTTGGACGTCACGTCAAACGCTTGCGTCTTACCGGCATGGACAATTGACGCTATTGCGGTCGCACCGGAAGGCGCGAAACCATCTTATACGCTTGGTTATTACGACAGAGACAACAACTATTACAAACAATGGGACAACATCAGTCGAGATAGAGACAGCTTCAACCAATGGTTGGAATCCCATGTGTTTGCCCAAGGAGATGTTTAA
- a CDS encoding IclR family transcriptional regulator domain-containing protein: protein MNEEKLSPDHRDYVGALASGLEIIVAFDPQHKKMTLSEVADRTGMDRAKARRFLLTLHALGYIKREERLFSLTPQVLGLGYAYNMSNDHISVVEHYLHDITARLGESSSLAVLDQQEIMYVVRSPAAHRLMSITLSAGTRLPAAYTSMGRVLVAKLPPEEQKDWLRNLSLEAFTEHSIVDKSAFEQMLLQVAEQNFCVVDQELDLGLRSLAVPAFTFDGTLLGAINLSTNASRVSHQTLLKEYLPVLQDAAEQIRLHTQ, encoded by the coding sequence ATGAATGAAGAGAAACTGTCACCGGATCATCGTGACTATGTGGGGGCACTGGCATCTGGATTAGAGATTATTGTGGCCTTTGACCCCCAACATAAAAAAATGACATTGTCTGAGGTGGCTGATAGAACAGGTATGGATAGAGCTAAAGCCCGACGTTTTTTACTGACCTTGCATGCGTTAGGTTACATCAAGCGTGAAGAGCGGCTGTTTAGCCTAACACCACAGGTGTTGGGGCTTGGTTACGCCTATAATATGAGTAATGATCACATTAGTGTGGTTGAACATTACTTACATGATATTACTGCTCGGTTGGGTGAGTCTTCTTCCTTAGCTGTATTGGATCAGCAAGAAATCATGTATGTAGTACGCTCTCCTGCAGCTCATCGTTTGATGTCGATAACCTTAAGTGCAGGAACACGGTTGCCTGCTGCTTATACTTCTATGGGGCGAGTACTGGTTGCTAAGTTACCTCCAGAAGAGCAAAAAGACTGGCTCAGAAATCTCTCACTGGAAGCTTTTACTGAGCATAGTATTGTCGATAAGTCTGCTTTTGAGCAGATGCTTTTACAAGTTGCCGAACAGAATTTCTGTGTAGTGGATCAGGAACTGGATCTTGGTCTACGTTCGTTAGCGGTGCCTGCGTTCACTTTTGATGGAACTTTACTTGGCGCGATTAATCTTAGTACTAATGCATCGAGAGTGAGCCATCAAACCTTGCTAAAAGAATATCTTCCTGTGTTGCAAGACGCTGCGGAACAAATACGGTTACATACACAGTAA
- a CDS encoding TRAP transporter large permease: protein MEMVIAFVALLALLFLRVPIAVATGVVGLAGLAWFQGWSPALGQLGIIASETVLSYEFAVIPLFILMGNIISRSGLAEELYVATNALIGHYRGGLAITTIAASGGFSTFCGSSFATAATMARIAYPSMKQFGYSEGLATGSIAAGGTLGILIPPSIALVFYGIMTETDIGQLFVAGVIPGILGVCLYIAAVLYVVHIRGEKAGLGNKASVKERFAAISQLWAFSLLVLLVLGGIYMGFFTPTESAGVGAVGAILVTLIRGKFKWSSFIGALEETASTTVSLVAILIGSLVFANLVNISNLPYHIVNWINSMDLSLLGVILVILLIYFLLGAVLESMSMMLLTVPVFYPIVAEMGMDLVWFGIIVVVATEISLITPPVGLNVFVLKSVLPSVDIRTIFRGVMPFLMADLLRLALIVLFPMISLALVEYM, encoded by the coding sequence ATGGAAATGGTGATTGCGTTTGTTGCATTGCTTGCACTGTTGTTCTTACGAGTCCCGATTGCTGTAGCTACAGGCGTTGTTGGGTTAGCTGGATTAGCTTGGTTCCAAGGTTGGTCCCCAGCACTTGGACAGCTCGGTATTATTGCTAGCGAAACAGTTTTATCTTACGAGTTTGCTGTGATTCCCTTATTTATATTGATGGGTAACATCATAAGTCGTTCAGGCCTTGCGGAAGAGTTATATGTGGCAACCAATGCTCTTATTGGACACTATCGTGGAGGTTTAGCTATTACAACTATAGCAGCGTCTGGAGGGTTTAGTACTTTTTGTGGTTCTAGTTTCGCTACAGCGGCTACTATGGCTCGTATTGCATACCCTTCTATGAAACAGTTTGGGTATAGTGAAGGGCTTGCAACTGGCTCTATTGCTGCTGGTGGTACTTTAGGTATCTTAATACCGCCATCTATTGCTTTAGTTTTTTATGGCATTATGACTGAAACAGATATTGGCCAACTGTTCGTAGCAGGAGTTATACCAGGAATTTTAGGAGTATGCCTTTACATCGCAGCGGTGCTATATGTAGTGCATATTCGAGGTGAAAAAGCTGGGTTAGGTAACAAAGCTTCTGTTAAAGAGCGGTTTGCTGCAATCAGTCAATTATGGGCATTTTCTCTATTAGTGCTTTTGGTTTTGGGTGGGATTTATATGGGCTTTTTTACTCCAACTGAATCAGCAGGTGTTGGAGCAGTTGGAGCTATTTTAGTTACCCTAATCCGTGGCAAATTCAAATGGTCGTCTTTTATTGGAGCATTAGAAGAGACAGCGTCAACAACGGTATCTTTAGTAGCTATTTTGATTGGTTCGCTAGTTTTTGCAAACTTAGTGAATATTTCTAACCTACCGTACCACATAGTAAATTGGATAAATTCAATGGATTTATCGCTTCTTGGAGTAATTTTAGTTATTTTGTTGATCTACTTTTTACTTGGTGCGGTTTTAGAATCTATGTCTATGATGTTACTAACTGTACCTGTATTTTACCCAATTGTTGCTGAAATGGGGATGGATCTTGTGTGGTTCGGCATTATCGTTGTAGTAGCAACTGAGATTAGCTTAATTACACCGCCTGTTGGGCTAAATGTGTTCGTGTTAAAATCTGTTTTACCTAGTGTTGACATACGCACAATATTTCGAGGAGTAATGCCATTTTTAATGGCAGACTTGTTACGATTAGCTTTAATTGTGCTATTTCCAATGATTTCATTAGCTTTAGTCGAGTATATGTAA
- a CDS encoding TRAP transporter substrate-binding protein — MDMKKIILIGLISILTLSFAVSASADTLVLRYNQWFPSQHWSQKDGLHKYFDEIETVTEGRVRVQPSAKPIVPPTKNYQAVANGIVDLAWGPHGYTPGAFPLSEMVEFPFSVHDAGASSVAYQRTFDKFFKPKGMHDDVVTLAVHVTSGGNLHMKNKPIRKIEDFQNAKIRVQTSVVSEAIKSIGAIPISGSLNELREFLSRGIVDGTSLSDELLTGFKVDSYINYVTQIPGGLYSNSAFVVLNKKKWNQISPTDQEAIMKISGEKLAYRMGSLWHKNDLIARKLLQDKLGENYKVADESLITGLESAFFKGRLDWLEKAEAMGVDITSANVYYEEQTNLLMQAQ; from the coding sequence ATGGACATGAAAAAAATAATACTAATTGGCCTTATCTCAATTTTAACATTGAGTTTTGCTGTAAGCGCTTCTGCAGATACATTGGTGCTGCGCTATAACCAATGGTTTCCATCTCAACATTGGTCTCAAAAAGATGGTTTGCATAAATATTTTGATGAAATTGAAACTGTAACTGAAGGTCGTGTAAGGGTTCAGCCTTCTGCAAAACCTATAGTTCCACCAACTAAAAATTACCAAGCTGTTGCTAATGGTATAGTGGATCTCGCTTGGGGGCCTCATGGCTATACGCCTGGTGCTTTCCCCTTGAGTGAGATGGTTGAATTCCCCTTTAGCGTACATGATGCTGGAGCGAGTTCGGTTGCTTATCAGAGAACCTTTGATAAATTTTTCAAACCTAAAGGTATGCATGACGATGTTGTTACTTTAGCAGTACATGTGACTTCAGGTGGAAATTTGCATATGAAAAATAAACCTATTCGTAAAATAGAAGACTTTCAAAATGCAAAGATTCGAGTGCAAACATCTGTTGTATCTGAAGCTATTAAAAGTATAGGTGCTATTCCAATTAGCGGTTCACTTAATGAACTTAGAGAATTTCTATCTCGAGGTATTGTGGATGGTACGAGCTTATCTGATGAATTATTAACCGGCTTCAAGGTAGACAGCTACATTAATTATGTTACACAAATTCCTGGAGGCTTATACTCAAATAGTGCTTTTGTTGTGCTAAACAAAAAAAAATGGAATCAAATTAGTCCGACAGATCAAGAAGCCATTATGAAAATTTCCGGAGAGAAATTGGCTTATAGAATGGGAAGTCTATGGCATAAAAATGATCTTATAGCGCGAAAGTTATTACAAGATAAGCTAGGTGAGAATTATAAGGTTGCTGACGAGTCTCTGATTACGGGGTTGGAGAGTGCGTTCTTCAAAGGGCGCTTAGATTGGTTAGAAAAAGCTGAAGCTATGGGAGTAGATATTACATCGGCTAATGTTTATTACGAAGAGCAAACAAATTTACTAATGCAGGCACAATAA
- a CDS encoding TRAP transporter small permease → MKYSLLSLLSFFCSKLTMLVLALMALITFIDVCGRVFFETSLGFTYELIGIFLAVVFYAGLFNVHRQNKQIRIDLLDSLFKGSIGSIVSWFGYILEVLFFSAVVYMLFQQMEETRIFQERFMFLGFSKWYILLVMGGLASIALIGLICTPPRAEIGKE, encoded by the coding sequence GTGAAGTATTCTTTACTCTCACTTTTATCTTTTTTTTGTTCAAAACTCACTATGCTAGTTTTAGCATTGATGGCACTAATAACATTCATTGATGTATGTGGGCGTGTGTTTTTCGAAACCTCATTAGGCTTCACGTATGAATTAATAGGTATCTTTTTAGCTGTAGTGTTTTATGCGGGACTATTTAATGTGCATAGGCAAAATAAACAAATTCGTATTGATTTACTAGATAGCCTGTTCAAAGGGAGTATCGGGTCAATCGTTTCTTGGTTTGGCTATATATTGGAGGTCTTATTTTTTAGTGCTGTTGTTTATATGTTGTTTCAGCAAATGGAAGAAACGCGTATTTTTCAAGAACGCTTTATGTTCTTGGGTTTTTCTAAATGGTACATATTGCTTGTTATGGGTGGGTTAGCCTCGATTGCTTTGATTGGGCTTATTTGTACGCCTCCTCGAGCTGAAATAGGAAAGGAGTAA
- a CDS encoding FAD-binding oxidoreductase has protein sequence MSMITVNPSGKFFESIAGESILDAALRSGIMLKHGCRDGRCGDCRTSLETPISPTAISYPTGLQLQASDLAGETILCCQAQTNQDLVLTAPEVTELDGISIQKLVSRVLNKYLVSSDVVLLKLMLAPGSEFPYRAGQYVDITLPNSVTRSYSMATRHVEDNAIELHIRLKPDGVGTPYIFNELAQRKMVTIEGPYGSFYLRKTQASIILLASGTGFAPIKAIIEQLIEEQKIVNSTTRPVRLYWGGRSAEDLYMSTLCEQWSNDLSWFDYVPVVSEKTENWPGRTGFVHHVIMEDFADLSLYEVYACGAPIVIESARHDLVKERQLLLDSFYSDTFL, from the coding sequence ATGAGTATGATTACAGTTAACCCAAGCGGTAAGTTTTTTGAAAGTATTGCAGGTGAGAGTATTCTCGACGCGGCATTGCGATCTGGCATCATGTTAAAGCATGGATGCCGCGACGGTCGTTGTGGAGATTGCCGCACTTCGTTAGAAACACCCATTTCCCCTACTGCTATTTCTTACCCTACTGGATTACAGTTACAAGCATCGGATCTCGCCGGTGAAACAATATTATGCTGCCAAGCTCAAACAAACCAAGATCTTGTCTTAACCGCTCCGGAAGTGACAGAGCTAGATGGTATTTCGATTCAAAAATTAGTTTCTCGGGTGCTCAATAAATATCTCGTCTCATCTGACGTCGTTTTACTAAAACTCATGTTAGCCCCAGGAAGTGAATTTCCTTACAGAGCTGGTCAATATGTCGATATCACTCTACCAAATAGTGTAACTCGAAGTTACTCAATGGCAACTCGACATGTCGAAGATAATGCAATTGAATTGCACATCAGATTGAAGCCTGACGGAGTCGGTACACCTTATATTTTCAATGAATTAGCACAACGCAAAATGGTGACCATTGAAGGACCATATGGCAGCTTTTATCTACGTAAAACGCAAGCTTCTATTATTTTATTAGCTAGTGGAACTGGGTTTGCACCAATAAAAGCTATTATTGAGCAACTTATCGAAGAGCAAAAGATCGTTAATTCGACTACTCGTCCTGTCCGTTTATATTGGGGTGGTCGTTCTGCAGAAGATCTTTATATGTCTACATTATGTGAGCAATGGAGTAATGACCTTTCTTGGTTTGATTATGTTCCTGTTGTTTCTGAAAAAACTGAAAATTGGCCTGGCAGAACCGGTTTTGTACATCATGTCATTATGGAAGACTTCGCTGATTTATCACTGTATGAAGTTTATGCATGTGGAGCGCCAATTGTTATCGAGTCTGCTCGTCATGACTTAGTGAAAGAGCGTCAATTACTTTTAGATAGCTTCTATTCAGATACTTTTTTATAA
- a CDS encoding TetR/AcrR family transcriptional regulator translates to MNNTKLTRDDWISAATRQLAKGSIDSVRVDTLSKLLGITRGSFYHHFKDRQELLKAILDKWRLSATEAVIEGLNRKDFSADKKLLELMMLPLRGNKSFDAASVELSLRAWARRDDMARLAIEEVDSYRIKYLEGVFLDMNHSIGQSSDLAYLVYSYMMATSILTTGNTLTDQSDRAKRLTHFLSDVCPISECMHNVS, encoded by the coding sequence ATGAATAATACAAAATTAACCCGCGATGACTGGATAAGCGCCGCAACAAGACAACTTGCAAAAGGAAGTATTGATTCAGTAAGAGTAGACACTCTTTCAAAACTGTTAGGTATTACACGTGGTAGCTTCTACCACCACTTCAAAGATAGACAAGAATTGTTAAAAGCAATATTAGATAAATGGCGGCTAAGTGCCACAGAAGCAGTAATTGAAGGACTTAATCGAAAAGATTTTTCTGCAGATAAGAAATTACTTGAGCTTATGATGCTTCCGCTAAGAGGTAACAAATCTTTTGATGCAGCATCGGTAGAATTGTCATTACGAGCTTGGGCGCGAAGAGATGATATGGCACGCTTAGCAATCGAAGAAGTTGACTCTTACCGAATAAAATATCTAGAAGGCGTGTTCTTAGATATGAATCATTCTATTGGCCAGTCAAGTGATCTAGCATATCTTGTATATTCTTACATGATGGCAACTTCTATCCTAACAACAGGAAATACCTTAACAGATCAATCAGACAGAGCAAAACGATTAACTCACTTCTTATCAGACGTTTGCCCTATTTCTGAGTGCATGCATAACGTATCTTAG
- the dmpG gene encoding 4-hydroxy-2-oxovalerate aldolase: protein MNLNGKKVTLHDMSLRDGMHAKRHQISVDEMVNIASAMDLAGMPMIEVTHGDGLGGASVNYGFPAHSDEEYLKAVVPKMKQAKVSALLLPGIGTVDHLKMAKDCGVSTIRVATHCTEADVSQQHITMARKMNMDTVGFLMMAHMVSAEKILEQAKLMVSYGANCIYCTDSAGYMLPDEVTEKISLLKAELGSDIELGFHGHHNMAMGVANSLAAIEAGCSRIDGSVAGLGAGAGNTPLEVLVAVLNRMGCESGIDLYKIMDVAEDLITPMMDQPIRVDRDSLTLGYAGVYSSFLLFAKRAEAKYGIQARDILVELGRRGTVGGQEDMIEDLALTMAKARS from the coding sequence ATGAACTTAAACGGCAAAAAAGTCACTCTACATGACATGAGCTTACGTGATGGCATGCATGCAAAGCGACACCAGATTTCAGTAGATGAAATGGTTAACATCGCCAGTGCAATGGATCTTGCTGGTATGCCTATGATTGAAGTCACCCACGGTGATGGTCTAGGTGGCGCTTCTGTCAACTACGGATTTCCGGCCCACAGTGATGAAGAATACCTCAAGGCTGTTGTGCCTAAAATGAAACAAGCCAAGGTCTCTGCTTTGTTATTACCAGGTATAGGCACTGTGGATCACCTGAAAATGGCAAAAGACTGTGGTGTGTCCACTATCCGCGTGGCGACCCACTGTACTGAAGCAGATGTATCGCAACAGCACATCACCATGGCTCGAAAAATGAACATGGATACTGTCGGTTTTTTAATGATGGCCCACATGGTTTCGGCAGAAAAAATCCTAGAACAGGCCAAGTTAATGGTGAGTTATGGTGCTAATTGTATCTATTGTACTGACTCCGCAGGTTACATGCTGCCAGATGAAGTAACAGAAAAAATCAGCTTGCTTAAGGCTGAACTAGGTAGCGACATAGAGCTGGGATTCCATGGCCATCATAATATGGCAATGGGTGTGGCGAATTCCCTTGCCGCTATTGAAGCTGGCTGTTCTCGCATAGATGGCTCTGTCGCCGGATTAGGTGCAGGAGCAGGAAATACGCCATTAGAAGTCTTGGTCGCTGTGCTCAATCGAATGGGCTGTGAATCGGGTATTGATCTCTACAAAATCATGGATGTCGCTGAAGACTTAATCACCCCAATGATGGATCAGCCTATTCGCGTTGATCGTGATTCGCTTACCTTAGGTTATGCCGGTGTATATAGTTCTTTTCTATTATTCGCAAAACGTGCAGAAGCAAAGTATGGCATTCAAGCACGCGACATTTTAGTAGAGCTAGGACGACGAGGAACAGTCGGCGGACAAGAAGACATGATCGAAGATCTTGCATTAACAATGGCAAAAGCTCGTTCTTAA
- the pcaF gene encoding 3-oxoadipyl-CoA thiolase — MSSVYICHPKRSAVGRYAGALAGVRPDDLLAQVIKAVLSAAPDLDPAAIDDAIFGCANQAGEDNRNVARMATLLSGMPYSVSATTMNRLCGSGMDAVGTAFRAIQAGEAELILAGGVESMSRAPFVIGKPSSAFDRQQTLEDTTMGWRFINPVLKSLYGTESMPETAENIAERYKITRQQQDLFAWHSQQKAKAAQNKGRFAEEITPITIKPKRGNPIIVDQDEHLRPDTTLEDLAKLRAPFRDNGSVTAGNASGINDGAAAMLIASKAAVESHKLEPLAKIIGMATAGVEPTVMGMGPVPAVQKLLKRTGLTLADMDVIELNEAFAVQGLACMQELGLSPEDERINPNGGAIALGHPLGMSGARLLQSAAMQLKRTGGRYALCTMCIGVGQGVAMLIERSDIK; from the coding sequence ATGAGCTCTGTTTACATCTGTCACCCTAAACGCTCAGCCGTTGGCCGTTACGCCGGGGCCCTTGCAGGAGTTCGCCCCGATGACCTGTTAGCTCAAGTCATTAAAGCGGTACTAAGTGCAGCCCCAGACCTTGATCCAGCAGCCATTGACGATGCTATTTTTGGCTGTGCAAATCAGGCGGGCGAAGACAACCGAAATGTGGCCCGTATGGCAACGTTATTGTCTGGTATGCCTTATAGTGTGTCTGCTACAACAATGAACCGTTTGTGCGGATCGGGTATGGATGCGGTCGGTACGGCATTTCGGGCCATTCAAGCTGGTGAAGCCGAATTAATATTGGCCGGTGGTGTAGAGTCCATGTCTCGAGCGCCATTTGTTATCGGTAAACCAAGTTCCGCATTCGATAGACAACAAACATTAGAAGACACCACCATGGGCTGGCGTTTTATCAATCCAGTCTTGAAATCCTTGTATGGCACTGAGTCCATGCCAGAAACGGCAGAAAATATTGCTGAGCGCTACAAAATAACGCGCCAACAACAAGATTTATTCGCTTGGCACTCTCAACAAAAAGCCAAAGCGGCACAAAATAAAGGTCGCTTTGCCGAAGAAATAACCCCTATTACTATTAAGCCAAAACGTGGCAATCCAATTATCGTCGATCAAGATGAACATTTACGTCCTGACACAACACTAGAAGATTTAGCAAAACTAAGAGCACCGTTCCGAGACAACGGTTCAGTGACGGCAGGCAATGCATCCGGTATAAACGACGGTGCAGCAGCTATGTTGATTGCCAGTAAAGCAGCGGTCGAGAGCCACAAATTAGAACCTTTAGCAAAAATCATAGGTATGGCAACCGCAGGCGTTGAACCTACAGTGATGGGCATGGGACCTGTTCCCGCGGTGCAAAAATTGCTAAAGCGCACAGGCCTTACTCTCGCAGACATGGATGTGATCGAATTAAATGAAGCCTTTGCGGTACAAGGCTTGGCTTGTATGCAAGAACTGGGGCTTTCACCAGAAGATGAACGCATTAATCCAAATGGCGGCGCGATTGCCCTAGGACATCCATTAGGAATGTCTGGCGCTCGTCTATTACAATCTGCCGCCATGCAGTTAAAACGCACAGGTGGACGTTATGCACTTTGCACCATGTGCATTGGCGTCGGACAAGGCGTAGCCATGTTGATTGAAAGAAGTGACATCAAATAA
- a CDS encoding CoA-transferase subunit beta translates to MTTPNNSTQYTSAEMMTITAARALTNNMTCFVGIGLPSEAANVARLTHAPDVTLIYESGTLQTKPDVLPLSIGDGELCESALTTVSVPEMFRYWLQGGHIDAGFLGTAQIDRFANLNTTVIAANHPEGGKNGAHSYANPRVRLPGGGGAPEISTNAKEVFITVKHSKRTFVKDVDFITTIGFGRDGKGRDNLPNIGRGPSIVITDLCILKPDPQTKELIVTSLHPGTTREEVIEATGWEVKFANTLEATPMPNEKELSVLRELKARTEKAHSAQEAI, encoded by the coding sequence ATGACAACACCTAACAATTCAACGCAATATACCTCTGCTGAAATGATGACAATCACAGCAGCACGCGCCTTAACCAATAACATGACCTGCTTTGTTGGCATTGGCTTACCCAGCGAAGCCGCTAACGTTGCACGTTTGACTCACGCTCCTGATGTCACATTGATCTACGAATCAGGCACCTTGCAAACAAAACCAGATGTATTGCCTTTATCTATTGGCGACGGTGAACTATGTGAGTCAGCTCTAACAACCGTATCTGTACCAGAAATGTTCCGTTATTGGCTACAAGGTGGCCACATTGATGCAGGTTTTTTAGGAACAGCGCAAATCGACCGCTTTGCTAATTTAAATACTACGGTTATTGCTGCCAATCATCCTGAAGGTGGCAAAAATGGCGCTCACAGCTATGCAAATCCAAGGGTGCGTCTACCTGGCGGCGGTGGTGCCCCTGAAATTTCTACCAACGCCAAAGAAGTGTTTATTACGGTTAAACACTCAAAGCGCACTTTTGTAAAAGACGTGGATTTTATCACCACCATTGGCTTTGGTCGTGATGGCAAAGGCAGAGATAATTTACCAAATATCGGTCGTGGTCCGAGCATCGTTATTACGGATCTGTGTATTTTAAAACCAGACCCTCAGACCAAAGAACTGATTGTCACTAGCTTACACCCAGGCACAACAAGAGAAGAAGTGATTGAAGCAACAGGCTGGGAAGTGAAATTCGCCAACACTCTTGAGGCCACTCCCATGCCGAACGAAAAAGAATTGTCTGTGTTACGCGAATTAAAAGCACGAACTGAAAAAGCACACAGTGCGCAGGAGGCAATATGA